One region of Acidobacteriota bacterium genomic DNA includes:
- a CDS encoding UvrD-helicase domain-containing protein, producing the protein MSNEQTLVSLDPQTGFTEAQLRAVLTLDRPVATTAGPGAGKTRVLVNRYMEILSQPNVDIDNIVAITFTTKAANQMRERIRTGMEAKIEAHRGTDLENTWREYKRHLDAGVITTIHGFCSRLLREYPIEAGVDPHFSILDEYTSSLMLNAAAEQAVTNLINNGGDSAAHLVAAYGRSDMVGALERLYNQLRGLGVRIDEAQRTTDRWLLRVDDYRERLAEVSGRVAQVAAATGLTPTAREKVDTFLEAWGRYRLVIEASPSPERTTPFIEAIEHVRHRMPDARTKALKESVLALRELFGHKDFGAGKLMEGFFDVCARLYMPHLVSALRSIDFLYSDTKRSAQALDYEDLQLFARDLLVNAPDVRRRASARYRYFLVDEFQDTNRLQREIIGLLALDTGSRSAEGQSLFLVGDRKQSIYNFRGAEVEVFEEAIQEIQRRRGEHIALDVNFRSDSRLIRFFNGFFSRLMRLEAGEDRAHFLSLGFVEHEPGIPFRTQLDDGPAVEFLYYVPEPETDEEKKEADPDDESLREIEARRLAARVKQMVENGEELVRTKDGGKRGANYKDFAVLLGAFTQVKAYEQAFQRAGVPYYVVAGRGFYSRPEVLDLLTLLEFLDNRTDEISLAAILRSPLFGISDETLYSLRWAEELIPTVPPMVPPNESFMPPTEPAVPTVIASKRKAGRPMFAALLNHANIANITGDQHALLAAASETLQDLMYVRNRLPLSELIERAIRRTQYDVMCAAAEDGPQRLSNLDKLIGQARGFEQHEARLLRDFVEYIRNFRRLEGREAEAQLELGLNAVAILTVHKSKGLEFPIVVIPDLNHKRRPYRDVFLFDRDRGLAFQVPDQRGGKVATALYAEIQERLELREQFESMRQLYVGMTRAEDYLILSAASRQMKPTEKLIREQDSWLRWLCTVLGTHDAPGESVVECGESHALVRGREIELSVEPIVVDAGTPDAGGKRAPMRTPQQQRERQRNLAALQSQLEQQMEPVPASEETQSALHYRYSVTQLVNYLNCPRQYYFARFLQMPDMELKAGSGRADDAEAREGRARLSPTLRGTIVHRFCELFREGDDLFDTLRQALEDIRQTRVDEWADELAFIDDEEALKDLWPLAKNYVYSALHQKVEERWQAGLSPEAERNPALHPFVKSEMSFALRTDAAMILGSVDKLLISEHQDGLHVHVIDFKTNTLWKSRAGYDTELAEKAAMYRIQMQAYSLAAWWLLPNVKRVEATLHFLHPNLEYHFPADQLSEDACHRAVLNVAKKIRNVRVMESTQFEANPGARCLNCRFAEVCTDAVRM; encoded by the coding sequence ATGTCCAACGAACAGACCCTCGTTTCCCTTGATCCACAAACCGGCTTTACCGAAGCCCAGTTGCGAGCAGTGCTGACGCTTGATCGTCCGGTGGCAACTACTGCCGGTCCTGGCGCAGGCAAAACCCGTGTATTGGTAAACCGTTACATGGAAATTCTGTCGCAACCCAATGTTGATATTGACAACATTGTGGCCATCACCTTTACCACCAAAGCCGCCAACCAGATGCGCGAACGCATCCGCACCGGGATGGAAGCCAAAATCGAAGCGCATCGGGGAACTGACCTTGAAAACACCTGGCGTGAATACAAACGCCACCTTGATGCGGGCGTGATTACCACGATTCACGGGTTTTGTTCGCGATTGCTCAGGGAGTATCCGATTGAAGCCGGGGTTGATCCACATTTTTCGATTCTGGATGAATACACTTCGTCGCTGATGCTCAATGCCGCCGCCGAACAGGCCGTGACGAACCTGATCAACAATGGTGGTGACTCGGCGGCGCATCTCGTTGCGGCTTATGGGCGGAGCGATATGGTCGGCGCACTCGAACGGCTCTATAACCAGTTGCGCGGGCTGGGTGTGCGGATTGACGAAGCCCAGCGCACGACAGATCGCTGGTTGCTCCGGGTGGATGATTACCGCGAACGGTTAGCCGAAGTCAGCGGACGTGTGGCTCAGGTTGCGGCGGCTACTGGTTTGACCCCCACGGCACGCGAGAAAGTTGATACGTTCCTCGAAGCCTGGGGCCGCTACCGCCTGGTGATCGAAGCGTCGCCATCCCCCGAACGCACCACGCCATTTATTGAAGCGATTGAGCATGTTCGCCATCGGATGCCCGATGCCCGGACCAAAGCCTTGAAAGAGTCGGTGCTTGCGCTCCGTGAACTCTTTGGACACAAAGACTTTGGCGCGGGGAAACTGATGGAAGGGTTTTTTGACGTCTGTGCCCGGCTCTATATGCCGCATTTGGTTTCGGCACTGCGGTCAATTGATTTTCTCTATAGCGACACCAAGCGCAGTGCCCAGGCGCTTGATTATGAAGACCTCCAGCTTTTTGCCCGTGATTTGCTTGTCAACGCGCCCGATGTCCGCCGGCGAGCCTCGGCGCGGTATCGCTATTTTCTGGTGGACGAATTTCAGGACACCAACCGGCTGCAACGCGAAATCATTGGTTTACTTGCACTTGACACCGGTTCGCGGAGTGCTGAAGGGCAAAGCCTGTTTCTGGTCGGAGACCGCAAACAGTCCATTTACAACTTTCGCGGCGCTGAAGTTGAAGTCTTTGAAGAAGCCATCCAGGAAATTCAACGTCGTCGGGGCGAACACATTGCCCTTGATGTCAATTTTCGGAGCGATAGCCGGTTGATTCGGTTTTTCAACGGGTTTTTCTCGCGTTTGATGCGGCTTGAAGCTGGCGAAGACCGCGCCCATTTTCTATCGCTTGGGTTTGTCGAACACGAACCGGGGATTCCATTCCGGACCCAGTTGGATGACGGTCCGGCAGTGGAATTTCTCTACTATGTGCCTGAACCGGAAACGGATGAAGAAAAGAAAGAAGCCGATCCGGATGACGAATCGCTTCGCGAAATTGAAGCCCGTCGGCTGGCCGCTCGTGTCAAACAGATGGTTGAAAACGGCGAGGAACTGGTCCGTACCAAAGATGGCGGCAAACGTGGGGCAAACTACAAGGATTTCGCGGTTTTGCTTGGCGCGTTTACCCAGGTAAAAGCCTATGAACAGGCGTTTCAGCGCGCCGGGGTGCCGTACTACGTCGTGGCTGGTCGTGGATTCTATTCCCGCCCGGAAGTGCTGGATTTATTGACCTTACTGGAATTTCTCGATAATCGGACCGATGAAATCAGCCTGGCGGCGATTCTGCGGTCACCGCTCTTTGGCATTTCGGATGAGACGCTGTATTCACTGCGCTGGGCTGAAGAACTGATACCAACCGTGCCGCCGATGGTGCCGCCAAACGAAAGTTTTATGCCACCGACAGAGCCGGCTGTGCCAACGGTTATCGCCAGCAAGCGCAAAGCTGGGCGTCCGATGTTTGCCGCGCTCCTCAACCACGCCAACATTGCCAACATCACCGGTGACCAACATGCGTTGCTCGCGGCAGCCTCGGAAACGCTCCAGGATTTGATGTATGTCCGCAACCGACTGCCGCTTTCGGAATTGATCGAACGTGCCATCCGTCGCACGCAATATGACGTGATGTGTGCCGCCGCCGAAGATGGACCACAACGGTTGTCAAATCTCGACAAGTTGATTGGGCAGGCACGCGGGTTTGAACAGCATGAAGCGCGGTTGCTGCGTGATTTTGTCGAGTACATCCGCAACTTCCGACGACTCGAAGGTCGCGAAGCCGAAGCCCAGCTTGAACTTGGCCTCAATGCGGTGGCGATTCTCACGGTTCACAAATCGAAGGGGCTGGAATTTCCCATCGTGGTGATTCCAGACCTGAACCATAAACGCCGACCCTATCGCGATGTGTTTTTGTTTGACCGTGACCGCGGGCTGGCATTTCAAGTGCCTGACCAGCGCGGAGGCAAAGTCGCAACGGCACTCTATGCGGAAATTCAGGAGCGACTGGAACTCCGCGAACAATTTGAATCCATGCGCCAGTTGTATGTTGGGATGACCCGCGCCGAGGATTACCTGATTCTGTCAGCCGCTTCCAGGCAGATGAAACCGACCGAAAAGCTGATTCGTGAACAGGATAGCTGGCTGCGCTGGTTGTGTACGGTGCTGGGAACACACGATGCGCCGGGTGAATCCGTAGTTGAATGCGGCGAATCTCACGCCCTGGTGCGTGGTCGTGAAATTGAACTCAGCGTCGAACCGATTGTGGTTGACGCTGGCACTCCGGATGCTGGCGGCAAACGCGCGCCCATGCGTACACCCCAGCAACAGCGCGAACGTCAGCGCAATCTGGCCGCGCTCCAATCCCAACTTGAACAGCAAATGGAGCCGGTGCCAGCGTCGGAAGAAACGCAATCGGCACTCCATTACCGCTACAGCGTGACCCAGTTGGTCAACTACCTGAACTGCCCGCGACAGTATTACTTCGCCCGGTTTTTGCAGATGCCGGATATGGAACTCAAAGCCGGAAGCGGACGGGCGGACGATGCCGAAGCCCGCGAAGGTCGCGCCCGGTTAAGTCCCACGCTGCGCGGAACGATTGTTCATCGGTTTTGCGAACTGTTCCGCGAAGGCGACGACCTGTTTGACACGCTTCGGCAGGCGCTCGAAGACATCCGGCAAACCCGCGTAGACGAATGGGCCGACGAACTGGCCTTCATTGATGATGAAGAAGCACTCAAAGACCTCTGGCCGCTGGCGAAAAATTACGTCTATAGTGCACTCCATCAAAAAGTCGAAGAACGCTGGCAGGCCGGATTGTCGCCAGAAGCCGAACGCAATCCAGCGCTCCATCCATTTGTGAAGAGTGAAATGAGTTTTGCCCTGCGCACCGATGCGGCCATGATTTTGGGTTCGGTAGATAAGTTGTTGATTTCAGAGCATCAAGACGGGCTGCACGTTCACGTGATTGACTTTAAGACCAACACGCTCTGGAAAAGCCGCGCCGGATACGACACCGAATTGGCCGAAAAAGCCGCGATGTATCGAATTCAAATGCAGGCATATTCGCTGGCCGCCTGGTGGTTGCTGCCAAACGTGAAGCGCGTTGAAGCGACGCTCCATTTCCTGCATCCGAACCTCGAATACCATTTCCCCGCCGACCAGCTTTCTGAAGACGCCTGTCATCGTGCCGTGCTCAACGTCGCGAAGAAGATCCGCAACGTCCGGGTTATGGAAAGCACGCAATTCGAAGCCAACCCCGGCGCCCGGTGCTTGAATTGCCGTTTCGCCGAAGTCTGCACCGACGCCGTGCGGATGTAA
- a CDS encoding adenylate/guanylate cyclase domain-containing protein gives MGNAKQVLAELIEKRLQPGADVAAIDRQIWALFGETWAVMLLDMAGFTKRTEEFGILHFLTLIHEMERLVRPIILAHYGLVLKKEADNLFVIFRDPEHAVRCAIEMQVATAQYNLDHSVDAQVLLCIGIGYGQVLKIGDEDCFGSEVNFASKLGEDTACAYETLLTPDAHAAVSSFNFEFEEITLTEGDKTRTYYQLKSEELRMKN, from the coding sequence ATGGGAAATGCCAAGCAAGTTCTGGCGGAATTGATTGAAAAACGTCTCCAGCCAGGCGCTGATGTGGCGGCGATTGATCGCCAGATTTGGGCGCTGTTTGGCGAAACCTGGGCGGTGATGCTCCTGGATATGGCTGGATTTACCAAACGGACCGAAGAATTTGGGATTCTCCATTTTCTGACGCTGATTCACGAAATGGAACGCCTTGTCCGACCAATCATCCTGGCGCACTATGGGCTGGTTCTCAAAAAAGAAGCCGACAATTTATTTGTGATTTTTCGGGATCCGGAGCACGCCGTTCGGTGTGCGATTGAAATGCAAGTGGCAACGGCCCAATACAATCTTGATCATTCGGTGGATGCCCAGGTCCTGTTGTGTATCGGGATTGGCTACGGGCAGGTGCTCAAAATCGGGGATGAAGATTGCTTTGGCAGCGAAGTCAATTTTGCCTCCAAACTCGGTGAAGATACGGCCTGTGCCTATGAAACGCTGCTGACGCCGGATGCCCACGCCGCCGTGTCCAGTTTTAACTTTGAGTTTGAGGAAATCACTTTGACTGAAGGCGATAAAACAAGAACCTACTATCAGTTAAAGAGTGAAGAATTGAGAATGAAGAATTGA
- a CDS encoding GNAT family N-acetyltransferase, protein MPSNSAFRTWNHGEYFISDDPARMDIAVVHGYLTRSYWAAGVPLEIVRRSIEHSLVFGLFHGETQVGFARLVTDRTTFAYLADVFVLEDHRGKGLSKWLMEVITGHPEVQGLRRWMLATRDAHGLYRQFGFTELPQPEVFMQRHHPDVYQQSVTEKKFQD, encoded by the coding sequence ATGCCATCCAATTCAGCATTTCGAACCTGGAACCACGGCGAGTACTTCATTTCGGACGACCCTGCCCGGATGGATATCGCCGTGGTTCACGGGTATTTGACGCGTTCATACTGGGCCGCCGGAGTTCCGCTGGAGATTGTCCGACGTTCGATTGAGCATTCACTGGTTTTTGGGCTTTTTCACGGCGAGACCCAGGTTGGGTTTGCCCGGTTGGTGACTGACCGCACGACCTTTGCCTATCTAGCGGATGTGTTTGTGCTTGAAGACCATCGCGGAAAGGGCCTGAGCAAGTGGCTGATGGAAGTTATCACTGGTCATCCTGAAGTGCAGGGACTCCGGCGCTGGATGCTGGCCACTCGCGACGCCCACGGGTTGTACCGGCAGTTTGGGTTTACAGAACTTCCTCAGCCAGAAGTATTTATGCAGCGTCACCATCCAGATGTGTACCAGCAATCTGTTACTGAAAAGAAATTCCAGGACTGA
- the metG gene encoding methionine--tRNA ligase, whose product MTQQLKPFYITTPIYYVNARPHLGHVYTTILADTLARHHRQRGQDTFFLTGTDEHGQKIERAAADKGLPVKDHVDGIVAEFKEMFDRFGLQPDHWIRTTHEYHKQGSQELFRRVQKNGFIYKGEYEGWYCTECGEFKEETTPGEAPWCEQHERPAERVAESSYFFKLSEFQDRLLKFYAEHPDFIQPEARRNEVISFVSSGLKDLSVSRVSVKWGIPVPDDPDHTLYVWFDALSNYITALGFGNDARGGFEEFWPVAIHLVGKDILRFHAVYWPAFLLAADVAPPQRVFAHGMWLSKGRKMSKSLGNAIDLSILLQFFTCEQVRFFCLREMSYGQDGDFTYEALIDRVNGDLAAGWGNLISRTLTMVRNSCGGVLPNIPADASADAVEAIEVLKVKFAENEKAFAAELDRIATGRAMELVLELVGTVDKYLSNYAPWKLAKDESARPLLLTVLNTAVEGLRHITVLMACAMPDAATEVWKQLGLVGSPADYNPQALHWESLPEHTHIGELKGLFPRLNKEKVMAEIQEEVNKQAEAKKAIAPASEPQAPAAPVAEAAPVPTAPVAEAAPAEEKGYITIDDFVKVELRVGQVLEAERIPKADKLLKLQVDLAEEKPRQILAGIAQYYEPEALVGRKIVVVANLAPRKMRGLESQGMLLAASIGSEGRPVLATFTEEVPNGARLK is encoded by the coding sequence ATGACTCAACAACTTAAACCTTTTTATATTACGACTCCGATTTACTATGTGAATGCCAGGCCGCATCTGGGGCATGTCTACACGACGATTCTGGCTGACACCCTGGCGCGTCACCATCGCCAGCGTGGACAGGACACGTTTTTCCTGACCGGAACCGATGAACACGGCCAGAAAATTGAACGGGCGGCGGCTGACAAAGGCTTGCCGGTCAAAGACCACGTTGATGGCATCGTGGCCGAATTCAAAGAGATGTTTGATCGGTTTGGGTTGCAGCCTGACCACTGGATTCGTACAACCCACGAATATCACAAGCAAGGCTCGCAGGAACTCTTTCGCCGGGTGCAGAAAAACGGCTTTATTTACAAAGGCGAGTATGAAGGCTGGTACTGCACCGAATGTGGTGAATTTAAAGAAGAAACCACGCCGGGCGAAGCTCCATGGTGTGAACAGCATGAACGACCTGCCGAACGTGTCGCTGAATCAAGCTATTTCTTCAAGCTCTCAGAATTTCAGGATCGGTTGTTGAAGTTTTATGCCGAGCATCCCGATTTTATCCAGCCTGAAGCTCGTCGGAACGAAGTCATTAGCTTTGTTTCCAGTGGGTTAAAAGATTTATCGGTCAGCCGTGTGTCGGTAAAATGGGGCATTCCAGTGCCGGATGACCCAGACCATACACTCTATGTCTGGTTTGATGCCTTGTCGAACTACATCACGGCACTTGGGTTTGGCAACGATGCTCGCGGCGGGTTTGAAGAATTCTGGCCGGTGGCAATTCATCTGGTTGGAAAAGACATCCTTCGGTTTCACGCCGTGTACTGGCCGGCGTTTTTGTTAGCGGCTGATGTGGCACCACCTCAGCGTGTATTTGCCCACGGCATGTGGCTGTCCAAAGGCCGCAAAATGTCGAAATCGCTTGGAAATGCGATTGACCTGAGCATTCTGCTTCAGTTTTTTACTTGTGAGCAGGTGCGATTTTTCTGCCTGCGTGAAATGAGCTATGGTCAGGATGGAGACTTTACCTACGAAGCGCTGATTGACCGGGTCAATGGCGATCTGGCTGCCGGCTGGGGAAATCTGATCAGCCGCACGCTGACGATGGTGCGCAATTCGTGCGGCGGCGTGTTGCCGAATATTCCAGCGGATGCTTCGGCAGATGCTGTTGAAGCCATTGAAGTGCTTAAAGTTAAGTTTGCTGAAAATGAAAAAGCCTTTGCTGCGGAACTGGATCGGATTGCAACTGGTCGAGCCATGGAACTGGTGCTGGAACTGGTCGGCACGGTTGATAAATATTTGAGCAACTACGCTCCGTGGAAACTGGCAAAGGACGAGTCTGCCCGGCCACTTTTGCTCACCGTTCTCAACACGGCAGTCGAAGGACTCCGGCACATTACGGTGTTGATGGCCTGTGCGATGCCCGATGCTGCCACCGAAGTTTGGAAACAACTGGGGTTGGTTGGTTCGCCTGCGGATTACAACCCCCAGGCTTTACACTGGGAATCACTTCCCGAACATACTCATATTGGAGAATTGAAAGGTCTCTTTCCGAGACTGAACAAAGAAAAAGTTATGGCTGAAATTCAAGAAGAAGTGAACAAACAAGCTGAAGCTAAAAAGGCCATTGCCCCAGCTTCCGAACCACAAGCCCCCGCGGCGCCAGTTGCCGAAGCCGCGCCAGTTCCAACGGCACCAGTTGCTGAAGCGGCGCCAGCGGAAGAAAAGGGCTACATTACGATTGACGATTTTGTCAAAGTGGAGCTTCGCGTCGGTCAGGTACTCGAAGCCGAACGTATTCCAAAAGCTGATAAACTGTTGAAATTACAGGTTGATCTGGCTGAAGAAAAACCACGTCAGATTCTGGCGGGGATTGCGCAATATTATGAACCGGAAGCGCTGGTTGGCCGCAAAATTGTCGTCGTAGCCAATTTGGCACCTCGGAAAATGCGCGGACTTGAATCACAAGGCATGCTGCTCGCCGCTTCGATTGGTTCAGAAGGCCGTCCGGTACTGGCGACGTTTACTGAAGAAGTTCCAAACGGAGCAAGGCTGAAGTAG
- a CDS encoding citrate synthase (catalyzes the formation of citrate from acetyl-CoA and oxaloacetate), with amino-acid sequence MAEPTKGLQDIIAADSTICLITADGRLAYRGLDIEDLAEHSTFEETVFFLLYGHLPKQAELDDFKVKLAEGRKLPAEIITLMKDFPKTAFPMEALRTATSALSFYDPDTHDNSYEASVRKAIRLIGQLTLLTTGFDRIRRGLEPIEPDPSMSMAEAFLYTLHGEKPSASGARAFDVCLILHADHELNASTFTARVIASTLSDVHAAITGGIGALAGPLHGGANQRVLEMLLDIGELDRVESYVDDIFTNKKKIMGFGHRVYKATDPRANIFRVFSKNLGEETGEPKWFQMCEMIEKMVFEKKKLYPNVDFFSGTVLHALKIPTDLFTPVFACSRVSGWSAHVLEQLSNNRLIRPVADYQGAIKMEYTPIDQR; translated from the coding sequence ATGGCAGAACCTACCAAAGGCTTACAAGATATCATTGCCGCCGATTCCACAATCTGTTTAATCACGGCGGATGGACGGCTGGCGTATCGTGGACTCGACATCGAAGATTTAGCGGAACACTCAACCTTTGAGGAAACCGTCTTCTTCCTGCTCTATGGTCACTTGCCAAAGCAGGCCGAACTGGACGACTTCAAAGTGAAGCTGGCTGAAGGTCGGAAACTTCCGGCGGAAATCATCACCCTGATGAAAGATTTTCCAAAAACCGCTTTCCCGATGGAAGCACTGCGGACGGCCACTTCAGCCCTTTCGTTTTATGATCCGGACACGCATGACAACTCCTATGAAGCGAGCGTGCGCAAAGCCATTCGGCTGATTGGTCAGTTGACGTTGCTCACCACCGGGTTTGACCGGATTCGTCGCGGACTCGAACCAATTGAACCAGATCCCTCGATGTCAATGGCCGAAGCGTTTCTCTACACGTTGCACGGCGAAAAGCCATCAGCTTCGGGTGCCCGCGCCTTTGATGTATGTTTGATTTTGCACGCCGACCACGAACTCAATGCTTCGACGTTTACCGCGCGCGTGATTGCTTCGACGCTGTCAGACGTTCATGCTGCGATCACCGGTGGAATCGGAGCGCTGGCTGGACCTTTGCACGGTGGCGCCAACCAGCGCGTGTTGGAAATGCTGCTTGATATCGGTGAACTGGATCGCGTGGAATCCTATGTGGATGACATCTTTACCAACAAGAAGAAGATCATGGGTTTTGGTCATCGCGTCTATAAAGCCACCGACCCACGGGCCAACATTTTCCGCGTCTTTTCAAAGAATCTGGGCGAAGAAACCGGCGAACCGAAATGGTTCCAGATGTGCGAAATGATCGAAAAAATGGTCTTCGAGAAGAAGAAGCTGTACCCAAATGTGGACTTCTTCTCTGGCACTGTGTTGCACGCGCTCAAGATTCCGACCGATCTCTTTACCCCAGTGTTTGCTTGCAGCCGGGTGTCTGGCTGGTCAGCCCACGTGTTGGAACAACTCAGCAACAATCGTTTGATTCGCCCGGTCGCAGATTACCAGGGCGCCATCAAGATGGAATACACGCCAATTGATCAGCGCTAA
- a CDS encoding M20/M25/M40 family metallo-hydrolase: protein MNHARCFPKSAVVRQTLGSFAALTFCVLLTTVQTVAAKLPPAPNVEKVKLQELKRHLSFLSSPEVGGRFTFSVGNRVTARYLASQLEFFGFQGAMPDKSFFQVVPFTRREVNLEKTRLMLSNNPTAFQYLDDFIVYEQTCPQKVDTTADLVFVGYGYSSPENGYDDYQGLDVKGKIVVTIPFGTPKILEGKTLPNNAIGVGAAEAHGAVGVITIPDSFSEDIWKAIKAGAAMYGGRPSLKLTIPGNGDALPRIPNILAGPKLATSLMDLLGMKYEALRKLADVGDTIKPQVLNTSCQASIVYPEILIDQARNVVGILEGSDPKLKHEYVVLSAHYDHLEGNEKRYFPGADDDGSGTSAVLELARVLGAERPRRSVIVLFNTGEEIGLLGSEYFVENSPVPLSQIVANFNIDMIGRSRAEGDTKQENSKLTDANSVYLIGPDKHSTELFNISEVTNQEVTKFSIDYTYNNENDPSRFFYRSDHWNFAKKGIPVIFYFNGVHEDYHRPTDTLDKIDFEKMTRVTRLVYATMWRVANLDERLKIDKWKTE, encoded by the coding sequence ATGAATCACGCGCGTTGTTTCCCCAAATCAGCCGTTGTGCGCCAAACGTTGGGCTCGTTTGCCGCGCTCACATTCTGTGTTTTGCTGACGACGGTTCAAACCGTCGCCGCCAAGCTCCCACCTGCACCGAACGTCGAAAAAGTCAAATTGCAGGAACTCAAGCGCCATTTGAGCTTTTTGTCTTCGCCTGAAGTCGGTGGCCGCTTTACATTTAGCGTTGGCAATCGGGTTACGGCCCGGTATCTGGCCTCACAACTTGAATTTTTTGGGTTTCAAGGAGCGATGCCCGACAAAAGCTTCTTTCAGGTTGTTCCGTTTACCCGACGAGAAGTCAATCTGGAAAAAACCCGGCTGATGTTAAGCAACAACCCCACGGCCTTTCAATACCTGGACGACTTCATTGTCTATGAGCAGACCTGTCCGCAAAAAGTAGACACCACGGCGGATCTGGTTTTTGTCGGGTATGGGTACTCAAGCCCTGAAAATGGCTATGACGATTACCAGGGGCTCGATGTCAAAGGCAAAATCGTCGTCACGATTCCGTTTGGAACTCCTAAAATATTGGAAGGGAAAACCTTACCCAATAATGCGATTGGGGTTGGGGCGGCTGAAGCCCACGGCGCGGTTGGGGTCATCACGATTCCGGATTCCTTTTCCGAAGACATTTGGAAAGCGATCAAAGCCGGAGCGGCAATGTATGGCGGACGGCCTTCGCTCAAGTTGACGATTCCAGGCAATGGGGACGCGCTTCCGAGAATTCCCAATATTCTGGCTGGGCCCAAACTGGCGACATCGCTGATGGATTTGCTGGGGATGAAATATGAAGCTTTGCGCAAGCTGGCGGATGTGGGCGATACGATCAAACCTCAAGTGCTCAATACCTCCTGTCAAGCCAGCATTGTCTATCCCGAGATTTTGATTGATCAGGCTCGCAATGTCGTCGGAATTTTGGAAGGGAGCGATCCAAAGCTCAAACATGAATATGTCGTTTTGAGCGCCCACTATGATCATCTGGAAGGGAATGAAAAACGATATTTCCCAGGCGCTGATGATGATGGGTCTGGGACTTCGGCGGTGCTGGAACTGGCCCGGGTCCTCGGTGCCGAGCGTCCACGTCGGTCAGTGATTGTACTCTTTAACACCGGTGAAGAAATCGGCCTGCTGGGGTCAGAGTATTTTGTCGAAAACTCACCCGTGCCCCTGTCGCAGATTGTGGCCAATTTCAACATTGATATGATTGGCCGCTCGCGGGCTGAAGGTGACACAAAGCAGGAAAACTCGAAGCTGACAGATGCCAATTCGGTCTATCTGATTGGCCCGGATAAACACAGTACCGAGCTCTTCAACATTAGTGAAGTGACAAACCAGGAAGTCACCAAATTTTCGATTGATTACACTTACAACAACGAAAATGATCCTTCGCGGTTTTTTTACCGGAGTGACCACTGGAATTTTGCCAAAAAAGGCATTCCCGTCATTTTCTATTTCAACGGCGTACACGAGGACTACCACCGTCCAACCGACACGCTCGACAAAATAGATTTCGAGAAGATGACCCGTGTCACACGACTGGTCTATGCCACGATGTGGCGCGTGGCCAATCTGGATGAGCGCTTGAAAATTGATAAGTGGAAAACTGAATGA
- a CDS encoding type II toxin-antitoxin system death-on-curing family toxin, producing the protein MNFLDLEDILELHLQAIERFGGSSAIRDQGLIESALASPQNLYFYEDADAIACAAGYGYALCQNHPCVDGNKRIAAAALEIFLLLHGWTLHHVSDEQLEGLIFAVASHSIDRSDFEARLRAFARPIE; encoded by the coding sequence ATGAATTTTCTTGATTTGGAAGATATTTTAGAGCTTCACCTGCAGGCAATTGAACGATTTGGGGGCTCATCGGCCATCCGCGATCAAGGACTGATTGAATCAGCTCTGGCATCACCACAAAATCTTTATTTCTATGAAGATGCTGATGCTATTGCCTGTGCCGCCGGGTACGGGTATGCCCTCTGTCAAAACCATCCCTGTGTTGATGGAAACAAACGCATTGCCGCCGCCGCACTCGAAATTTTTCTTTTGCTGCACGGCTGGACGTTGCACCACGTTTCAGATGAACAATTGGAAGGACTCATTTTCGCAGTGGCAAGCCATTCAATTGACCGGAGTGATTTCGAAGCCCGGCTCCGGGCTTTCGCCCGACCAATTGAATGA